The sequence ACGAGGTGGGCTTCAACCACTTCTTCCGCGGCCGCAACCACCCCGGCGGCGGCGACCACGTGTTCTTCCAGGGCCACGCCTCGCCCGGCATCTATTCGCGCGCGTTCATGATGGGCCGCCTGTCGCAGGAGGAGCTCGACGGCTTCCGCCAGGAGGTCTCCAGCGAGCACGGCATGCCCTCCTACCCGCATCCCCGCGCGATGCAGGACTTCTGGGAGTTCCCGACCGTCTCGATGGGCATCGGCCCGGTCGCGGCCATCGAGCAGGCCTCCTTCGACCGCTACCTCCAGAACCGCGGCCTCAAGGACACCAGCGAGCAGCACACCTGGGCGTTCCTCGGGGACGGAGAGATGGACGAGGTCGAGTCCCGCGGCGCGCTGCACATCGCCGCCAAGGAGCACCTCGACAACCTCACCTTCGTGGTCAACTGCAACCTGCAGCGGCTGGACGGCCCGGTCCGCGGCAACGGCAAGATCATCCAGGAGCTGGAGAGCCAGTTCCGCGGCGCCGGCTGGAACGTCATCAAGGTGATCTGGGGCGCCGGCTGGGACCCGCTGCTGGAGGCCTCCTCCGACGGCGCGCTCATCGATCTGATGAACGCCACCCCGGACGGCGACTACCAGACCTACCGCGCCGAGGACGGCGCCTTCATCCGCGACAACTTCTTCGGCCGCGACCCGCGCACCAAGGCGCTCGTCGAGGACATGTCCGACGAGGACATCTGGTGGAAGCTCAACCGCGGCGGCCATGACGCGAAGAAGATCTACGCCGCGTTCAAGCAGGCCACCGAGCGCAACGGCAAGCCGACCGTGATCCTCGCGCACACCATCAAGGGCTACCGCCTGGGCAAGAACTTCGCGGGCCGCAACGCCACCCACCAGATGAAGAAGTTCACCCTGGAGGATCTCAAGGCGCTGCGCGACACCCTGCGGATCCCGATCAGCGACGAGCAGCTCGAGTCCGGCAGCGTCTACGACGCGCCGTTCTACCTGCCGGACGACGACGCCCCGGTGATGAAGTACCTCAAGGAGCATCGCGAGGCCCTCGGCGGGCCGGTGCCCTCGCGGAGCACCGAGCACAAGGCTCTCGACCTGCCGGGCGACAAGGCCTACAAGGTCGTCAAGCGCGGCTCCGGCAAGCAGGAGATCGCCTCGACGATGGCGCTCGTGCGGCTGCTGAAGGACCTCATGCGCGACAAGGAGACCGGCAAGCGCTGGGTCCCGATCGTGCCCGACGAGGCCCGCACCTTCGGCATGGACTCGCTGTTCCCCACGGCGAAGATCTACAACCCCGACGGGCAGAACTACCTCTCGGTGGATCGTGACCTGCTGCTGGCCTACAAGGAGTCCACCTCCGGGCAGATCAAGCACATGGGCATCAACGAGATCAGCTCCACCGCGGCCTTCACCGCGGCGGGCACCTCGTACGCCACGCACGATTTCCCGATGATCCCGTTCTACATCTTCTACTCGATGTTCGGGTTCCAGCGCACCGGCGACTTCTTCTGGGCCGCCGGCGACCAGATGGCCAAGGGCTTCGTGATCGGCGCGACCGCCGGAAAGACGACGCTCGCGGGCGAGGGCCTGCAGCACATGGACGGCCATTCGCCGATCCTGGCCTCCACGAACCCCGGCGCCGTGATCTACGACCCCGTCTACGGGTACGAGCTCGGCCACATCATCCGCGACGGTCTGCAGCGCATGTACGGCGAGGACGACCGCCTGCAGGAGGTCTTCTACTACATCACGGTCTACAACGAGCCGATGGTGCAGCCCGCCGAGCCCGAGGACCTCGACGTCGACGGCCTGCTGAAGGGCATGTACCTGCTCGACGAGGAGCCCGAGGGCGACGGTCCCGTCGCCCAGCTACTCGCCTCCGGCGTCGGCGTGCCGTGGGCGCGCCACGCCCGTGAGCTGCTGGCCGAGGACTGGGGCGTGCGCGCCGGCGTCTGGTCGGTGACCTCGTGGACGGAGCTGCGCAAGGAGGCCCTCGAG comes from Brachybacterium faecium DSM 4810 and encodes:
- a CDS encoding pyruvate dehydrogenase E1 component, homodimeric type (PFAM: Transketolase, thiamine diphosphate binding domain~TIGRFAM: pyruvate dehydrogenase E1 component, homodimeric type) → MTSHETPRPIGINLPSHAQDPDPEETREWLDSFDGLVEHRGADRASEIVQSLIQHARDEDLHLPDSLTTDYVNTIPTEEQPEYPGDVELEKELRNINRWNAAMVVHRAQRPEVSVGGHLSSYASIATMYEVGFNHFFRGRNHPGGGDHVFFQGHASPGIYSRAFMMGRLSQEELDGFRQEVSSEHGMPSYPHPRAMQDFWEFPTVSMGIGPVAAIEQASFDRYLQNRGLKDTSEQHTWAFLGDGEMDEVESRGALHIAAKEHLDNLTFVVNCNLQRLDGPVRGNGKIIQELESQFRGAGWNVIKVIWGAGWDPLLEASSDGALIDLMNATPDGDYQTYRAEDGAFIRDNFFGRDPRTKALVEDMSDEDIWWKLNRGGHDAKKIYAAFKQATERNGKPTVILAHTIKGYRLGKNFAGRNATHQMKKFTLEDLKALRDTLRIPISDEQLESGSVYDAPFYLPDDDAPVMKYLKEHREALGGPVPSRSTEHKALDLPGDKAYKVVKRGSGKQEIASTMALVRLLKDLMRDKETGKRWVPIVPDEARTFGMDSLFPTAKIYNPDGQNYLSVDRDLLLAYKESTSGQIKHMGINEISSTAAFTAAGTSYATHDFPMIPFYIFYSMFGFQRTGDFFWAAGDQMAKGFVIGATAGKTTLAGEGLQHMDGHSPILASTNPGAVIYDPVYGYELGHIIRDGLQRMYGEDDRLQEVFYYITVYNEPMVQPAEPEDLDVDGLLKGMYLLDEEPEGDGPVAQLLASGVGVPWARHARELLAEDWGVRAGVWSVTSWTELRKEALEAEKHNLLNPEEPRAPWLSERLEDVDGPFVATSDYDFMVPDMIREWIPGRYGVLGADGWGFSDTRPAARRHLKIDAHSMVVKALQLLAKEGKVDPSVVRQAIDKYDLTNVNAGQSGSFGGES